The following proteins come from a genomic window of Actinomarinicola tropica:
- a CDS encoding SRPBCC family protein yields MSEQANERIVIHAPAQACYEVAADVERYPDWAKDVKDATVLERDDEGRPVQVAFRTAAMGRSTSYTLRYDYAAAPQRLSWYLVEGDLTQVLDGVYDFNPVEGDASSTEVVYHLEVDLVVPLPGFVKRRAEAKILRTALPELKARVEAVAS; encoded by the coding sequence ATGTCGGAGCAGGCCAACGAGCGCATCGTGATCCACGCCCCCGCACAGGCGTGCTACGAGGTCGCGGCCGACGTCGAGCGCTACCCGGACTGGGCCAAGGACGTGAAGGACGCCACGGTGCTCGAGCGGGACGACGAGGGGCGTCCCGTGCAGGTCGCCTTCCGCACCGCGGCGATGGGTCGCAGCACCAGCTACACGCTCCGCTACGACTACGCCGCCGCGCCCCAGCGCCTCTCGTGGTACCTCGTGGAGGGTGACCTCACGCAGGTGCTCGACGGGGTGTACGACTTCAACCCGGTCGAGGGCGATGCCTCGAGCACCGAGGTCGTCTACCACCTCGAGGTCGACCTCGTGGTGCCGCTGCCCGGCTTCGTCAAGCGCCGCGCCGAGGCGAAGATCCTCCGCACCGCCCTGCCCGAGCTGAAGGCGCGCGTGGAGGCCGTCGCGTCGTGA